A genomic segment from Necator americanus strain Aroian chromosome III, whole genome shotgun sequence encodes:
- a CDS encoding hypothetical protein (NECATOR_CHRIII.G12007.T1): MTRMTALRNPKRTTTVSRREMEEIIYDFYPDLFDSHVHYPPSEGRRTCHSRGSPFQNTTCYHVGKKLYGTRPRQNNTRTPEEPSASTHQHPGEALYALSVGMQGS; encoded by the coding sequence atgacgaggatgactgctctccgaaaCCCGAAAAGAACAACCACTGTATCGAGAAGGGAAATGGAggaaatcatctacgacttctacccTGATcttttcgacagccatgtccactacccaccatctgagggaagacggacatgtcattccagaggttctccttTCCAAAATACGACATgttatcatgtcggtaagaaattgTACGGCACCCGGCCCCGACAGAATAataccagaacacctgaagagccttccgccagtactcatcaacaccctggcgaggcccTTTAcgcgttatctgtcggaatgcaaggttcctaa
- a CDS encoding hypothetical protein (NECATOR_CHRIII.G12008.T1), whose amino-acid sequence MDLEKFYREDHAFYKVIIGDFNAKAGPKRTHEELHFREDSAMDNIDEEYDRLVEHLHDCTKKAESFKTIKRRLSPETLELLRQRGAERAAGNQELTAEQGFAERR is encoded by the exons atggacctggagaagttctaccgagaagatcatgccttctacaaggtcataattggcgatttcaacgccaaagctGGCCCGAAACGAACGCATGAGGAACTTCACTTCAGG gaagattccgcaatggacaacatcgacgaggaatatgaccgactcgttgaacaccttcacgactgcacaaaaaaggctgagagttttaaaaccatcaagagacgcctgtctcctgaaactcttgagctgctacgccagcgtggagctgaacgagccgcagggaaccaagaactcacggccgagcaaggctttgcagagaggcgttAA